GTTTCTCAAGAGACCAGCAGATATCAAAGCCTTGGTAGATGGTCTCAGGGCACTTTGCACAGCTACAATAGGATCTTGCTCCACGTTAGAGAGCAGAGTCTCCACTTTCTGCATAGATAAGTAAACATCAATTCACTCTAGGGATCTAAGAGCAACAGAAACCTAAAAGGTTCCACCTTTCCCCCAAAAGAAAAAACGCAAgaagaaaccctaatttttccAATTCGTCAAGAACAGAGAAACCCTAAAAGGTTTCACCTTTACTACAAATCATATCGCATCAAACATTGAACAAAGATAAAAACgcaaaaaaaaaccctaaattttccaATTCGTCAACCCTAATTGCTTCCAGTAACCCAATTTCACCACAACAAAATCAGAGAatgtcgagagagagagagagagagaaggattgGTACATGGAGAAGGTCGAGAAGGGAATCAGTAGAGGAATGAGGCTCGAGGAGATCTTTTCCAGCCTTGAGGAGAGCTTCAGGGAGTTCGCTTTCTCCGACAAGAGgacccatctctctctctctatatctcTTTTGTTCTTCTGAAAATTATCGAATGCCTAATTCAAAACCCTAGAAGACAATTAAACATTCTCCGGACCGAGAGATAAGAACCGCTGTCGTCGCCGCCACAAAATCCAAATGGTCTGCgcagattataaaaaaaaaaaaactgaaaactttATATGAGTCTGATGCGGCTTTTATATTAGTGGTGTTGACCATGCAATGAGCTGATCTATATAcctgtagagagagagagagagagaaaatcataaaataactcTCGTTAAGAATTACTTATTAAAAAATCGTTTTAAGTCTTAATTATGTCAAAAGtattgacaaaagaaaaactaaaatcaaCTATGTGGAGACCAGATCCCATTGTGGAACATGTGTTTTGCCATTTGATTATTAggtattctattttttttttaaatcataactaatttttttttcagttaccCATTTATTTAGAAgagatctgatttttttttgaacgactgGTGATAAGTTTTTTGGGCTCGGACCACTGTCCGGGCCGGATTAATGGGTCAGGGTATTGAgccggctctgataccatgttaagctagatgggcttTCAACCTAAAATCAATTGGTAATTAGTGGATTGACTCAAGTcacttatatattactcaagtccctttcatatatccgatgtgggatcttctctccaataacTGGCGATAAACtatagtatgttttttttttttctgttatatCAAATCGGTTTGGAattgcattttttaaaaattgaaatattgtaattattatttatcttagtctgtttaaatctatttttctaAAGATCTCTTACTCCTTAAAAGGTACTAAACGTTAGTTTTCATGGAATTAAATAAATGAGTTcattaactaaaattttttaattaatttgtgaGATATATAAATGAGATTATAGATATGCTATTCATCAATCTTTTATACAGTTTCTTTCCGAATTTTCGTATCTACTATCCATAGGGATCATGATCGCCAACTAaatttagttatacatgtttgatagataaaataaaaaggcaTTTTATTGGGTTTATAGTGTGGTTTACCAAAGCCGGGATAAATTAGTGGCTCGTATGACGATGTAGATTTGCATATGTTATGTTAATGTTGATATGGTGAAATGATTTGATCGCCGTTATTGATTTTTCAgtcatcttttttttgtcaatactCCTCCAATATAAACTAACCGAGTATATTGGTGGTTAGTGGAGTTTGATTACATTGGTCTTGAAGCAAACAATATCCTAGTAAGCAACATCAGCATTTGCATTCTTTTGTTTAAATGAGATAACTTTCACAACATCCTGCAATTATAAATGAACGTGATCAAATAGAATTTAAATGTTGGAGAAGGAACATATACAAACATAGCTGAAATGGCAGTCCAAGCAAAAACTAAGGCTAATTTCAAACAAATAAGTTTAGTTATGctataattttcaatttcaacTTCATTAAGATATTGAAATGCGAAATTTTGAACATTTATTTTGTGAAAACAAATAGTGGGCAAAGAGAACATAAGTAAATTGGGCCTTGGAAAGTAGAGCTACATAAAAGCAAAACTTGATAATATTCCAAACAAATCTCGAGAGCTGTCTGCTAAAATATCAAGTATCAAAACCAAGATAAAACAGTATTGAGATGAAAAGACATTGAAATGCTTCTTGAACTTAGTTAGATTCAATGTGCTTCTTGACGATATTGAGGGCAGTTGTATCCTCGCCATAGTCCTGAAACACCAAGCAATAAAACACATTAAGTAAATGACCAAATCAATTCAAAGAATTAAAGATTCCTCTTGAATTTAGACGTAAATACAATACCTTGACTACAAGGCATGAGCAGCCAACAACCTTCCTTGCATTACCCTCAGAGTCAATCTTGCAGAGCTGCAACAACATCAAGATTCAGCAAGGGAGCTCTTATAATTAAGGTATGTATATAGAGAGTGAGAAGATTAAGATAAAACTGCAGGACTTACACCAGCCCATTCACCGAGGGTCTTGGCACTTGGAACAGTAAGCAAGTTGATGTTGTGATCAGCGCAGAGAGCCTTGACAAGCTTGACGTAATCGGGCTGGTTGCAGTCTTCAGCCAAGACACAGAGCTGAGCAACACGCTTCTCAATAAGCTTAGCGCTCTCATGGAGACCACGAACAACACCACCGTGTGCACGAGCTTTCCTAAGAGTCAGCTCCAATGCAGTCAACAAGTCCATGTCCTCTGGGATTATAGCCGCTGGCTCAGCAACGGGAGGAACAACAACGGGAGCAGCAGCCTCATCACTGAATAATAAAAACAGTAATAAGGATTCAGACAAACAAAGCATATAATGTATCTCGCAAGTTCCTACTATAGAAACAGGAAGTTTAATTCAAACaattaaaatgataattatacaataagtTTATGAACGACCAGAATACAATGCAGCTCTAATTCAAGTAAGACAATCTATTAAAATTATAGAGTTATCAAGGGCAACAACATTAGCATCAATGAAGCAAGAATACATTTGATTCAGAAAGATAGAGCTCCATAAAACATCAAACGCGAGAATAATTCCTAGTAAATAAGAAATAGAGATGGATGATCGTGACGTTAGCTAGTTAACACTGGTCCCGCATATCAGAAAATGTAGCATAACATCAACAGCAAAAAGAAGCTTACCCCGACATGTTGTGTCTTAAAATGAACTTCCGAAAAAAACTTGAGTCTgccaaaataaaccaaaacaaaataaataatactgaGGCGTACGACATGGTCAAGACTACATGTCCGGAATGTACAGCGTTCGAGGAGCTGAATGAAAATAGAAAAGAGAGACTAACCTCAGAGACGATGACGGCTGCAGCGGAAAGGATGAGGAAGAAATTGGAAAAGAAGTTATATGCTAGttacataaaaccctaatttcaccAGAATTACATCTTAACAGATCGTTGCGGATCCAGACCCAGTATTTGGGCTTTTATCGGCCCATTTAAATGgggttttcttaatatttttgtttttctatttacCAGTTTCTAGTCTTCCAGATTGTGTGATATTGCAACAGTGCAACACCATGGTGTAGCAGAACAAATAAACATATGAATGCTTTTTATGATTCTTGTGTATCATACTCAGTTTCAAGCACTTATTCCTAGTGCAAATAGCAAATAGCTTAACCATTAACAACTATATAAAAAGATTGACCATAAactatagtttaatatttttgttgagGTTTGTTATAGATATTTTGCTGGGGAAGGCGGAGAATATAATCAGTAGATCGAATTTTCTTCAACTCTTGGCAAAATAATAAATCGAATTCACCCTTTGCTTGTTGTTTAAAAACCTCTCCCTTTATTTCTGGTTCATCTGAATCTATTTTGTTTTCTGTGTGCCGCAAGTTTTCTTGTTTACAACTTCCACACGCAACTTAACCCCTAATTTgataatcccctatatattatttgagaagcattgcaacatttttttgtagccatgtgtcatcactagaatgattcttagaatccttagagaaataggttggtccatctaaatatataataaactttttattaaaccataataaatacattattaatgtgcttcattatttccttaaataagattacggaattgcctaatatggctaaaatatatatgacaattaatgattttgaataataaagatttgataaaaataagtgtgtattataattatatttgtttaattttaaactattaaaataaattaaacaatcatagtaaccatataaaaattaaaaaaaattatatatatatatatatatattatatttttaatttttaaaaacgagtataaattactaaaactgttaaaagtttcacattcaaatattgtgatctatgatttaaaacttttgttatgacatgatacaaataattaaaaaataatataagttgaaagtctcatttaataagtatcaaaaaatagatatataaatatatgtatcattttaaattaaactatatgccatataaaaatacataaatatcttaattttgaaatttactttgaacattttttgataaaaattttgaaaaaatattgataacttaattttttaaaatattataaattacttaaaccattaatcccataatgaaaattttgttatcattaatttagactttttactataacatatacaaatgacaaaaaaaagagcaaaaaacatcatctaataaatattaatattaaaatatatcatatatatgttactatcatttaaatttaattatatatcttattaaatagaaaaaatattttttcgatttataaaatttatttatatgttcgcatcaatttaattatataagtagtagataatgacttttttaattattcaatatatatttattattttataatatgttataaacatataatatataaaataatttatatatataatgttcattccgcgcaaggcgcggatcttaacctagtctTTTATTATTACTTTGTTAAAATTTAGTTCTTAGGGCTCTCCTTCCTATTCTAAGAAGAAACCTAAAGATTCAAAAAATGATGTACTGCCTGAATGTTAATAATTTCTAAGGCCAAAATAAGATTaccttccccccccccccccccccacaaaCTTATAGAACATGAAACAAGAAGCATAAAACAGAACATTGCTAATAAAAACATTGGATAACTAGCTGTTCGAAATCTTTCAAAGACACAAGTTAAAGAGCTAAGTCTGGTGGTTACATAGAGCATATAAGTATCTTCATTATTTTACATCACTTGAGCTCCTTGATTCTAAGTTATTTTAAAAGACTTGAAGCTTAACCCATTCCTTCTACTTCCTCCTTCCTGCAACCAAAAAAGTACAAGACCATTGGATTCTTCAGAACAAAACCAAGACCAAATCCGAATTAGACTTCTTCAACCGGATTCAACAAATTAAATACTGTCCCTGCTCTAATTTGTTACAagaatttttttctcttaacCATTATAAACCCTTCTACAAGGTTCTCACTCTTCAGGTTATGGAGTGTTTTGTTAGTTTAACTCAGCACATAACATATATACAAGAGACCTGTGTCAACTGAAGATAATAGACCATACCTTCAGGTTCTTTTGCGTTTCACAGGTTTCATATCGTTGGAAATGAAACTAATCACTTCCTTCAATGTTGCTTTCCTTCCTGCTTCGAAATTCCAAAGTTCTGGGGTGCTGTATCGACCACTTGGATTATACTCATTCATTTCCTCCAGAGCTGTTTTAACAGCGTTGTGCACCTCTTCTCCCCACTCTCCTTTAAGCTTCTTCAGCTTCTCATCCTCTTCGTCTACCACTTCCTGTAACCATCCAACACCATTACTTGCTGAACTTAACAAAACAGTTATGCGAAACATATTGGATAAAAGTACCAACATTCACATAATCACTGGTTTCTCCTATATATTTAACTGGTAAGAAAAACAACACATTTCTCAAAGCCATCATGGCGTCAGATAGTGGGAAAGAACATACAATTGCTTTGTCCCCGGTTCCTTCACGTTTGAACGGTTGCCATGTTGAATCATTGATGTTCTTCTGCCATGTGGAGCAAAGGGTAACACCTTCAACCATGGCTTCATCCGCAGAATATCTCTTCTTGCAAGCATTCAAGAAGGGCTCCAAGTTCTCAAGTTCTCCCATCCTCTTTACCCCGATATCAGATTCGGCACCCAACAACCCTGTCAAAcgctgaagaaaaaaaagagaattcaCTCAGAGCTTAAACAACATAATAGGTCCGAATGGGAAAAATGCAAGTGTATGTACCGCAATTAATGTTTTCCGAGCTGCTTGAATCTCGAAATTGCTTTGACGTTCTTTTGTCATGAGGTCTGAATTCATCTGCTCTAGCTGTTCTAAGTCAGACTTCCTGTCCTCCAGTTTATCATTCATCTCCTTCATTGTCTGCTTGACCGCCTCATCATCAGCATCCCCCAAATGCTTCATCACTTGTAATTTGCCTTTCAGCTCCTGAATCTCCATTTCCAGTGTCTGTTTGGTGTCTAGCTGTGTCTTAAGCTCAAGGATCTTGCTCATTGCCTCATCTTTTTGCCTCTGGATTTTAATAAAAGGAGAGAATTTCAAACTCAAGACACAAATGAGGAAAGTTTTTTCTCCCCTTTGTTATACAGTTTGAGTTGTGTACCTTATGCTCTTCCACAAGCCTCAAAACGTTCTGGTCAGCCTTCTCCTGCTCATGAGAGGCTAACTTGAGGGAAATGTTCATAGCATCATTCTGCCAAACcaataaaatagaaatcattATTAGTAGCTCGGAAAACATTGATCTATACATATGCACAGACGAATTGTTTCCTGAATATGACAGTGACTATGGACTGATTATTACctttttcttctcttcatcCAACTTTTGTCTCTCCAGTTCAGTAAGTGCTTCCTTTTTCTCCAACTCTTTGGACCAGTTCTTTAGTCTCAGCATCTTTGCTTCCAGTTCATTGCTTAGCCTCTCTTTATCTTCTAGGATCTTCTGGATACTGCGCATCGACATCTGATGCATCTTCTTTGTTTCTGAGGAGATAAATTAGAGACAATAATCAGACACCCTAAAACATGCTAGATGAATGATAAACATATTAGCTTTTTTCAGTTAAAAACCTTCTGCATAAGCTTCCTCCAAGTTTTTCTTCTGGTCCTTGACCCTCTTCAGTAACATAGCCGTCTCGTTGTAACTGTACTGAACCTTGTTCAGATCCTCATTAGTCATATCAATCATACTCGAAAGTTCTTCAAGAACACTGTTTCTATCCTCCgctttttcttgagaaatatctGAAACGGTTCTTAGCTTCCCCTCCTTGGAGAGGTACTCACCTATTACCCCTTCAGAGTTATAGTCTTCCGCACGTGCGCACCATCCATAAGCCTTGGACTCTGACTCTCCCCTCTTCTCTACCCACTCCTTTTTGCTGCAGCCTTCCCTCTCAAACTCCTTCTCAAGCTCCGTCGCACTCACAAACCCACTCCAGTCGCTGTTAAACTCAGCAACAACCCCAACAACACAATCTTGTTCGATCCAAAACACATTCACATCAACAGGCTTGAACCTAGAAAGACGCTTCAACCAATACGCCGAATCGAGCAGACCCTCCTTGTCATCATCAGTTTCTTTCAAAGGATTCATCACAATCCCCATCCATGGCCAGACGTAAACATCACCAGGCTTTGGTTCTGACTCGTTTGACAGAGGGAGATAAGGACGTGGAAGACCTTCTGCATGATCACCAGCAAGCTCGGTCTCTAAGTACTTAGCTAAGGCGAGATGATTAGCCTTCTGTTTAGCGCTTCTGCTTACGGATCCTTTGGAAACACCAGAGGCGTGTGCGATCAGCTCCTTGTATTTGTAGTCTTGCTTCTTCTTGCCTGAACAAAAGGGGCATCTCAGCGTTCCGTTTACTTTAACCTTGTACTGCCCGGTTTGGAGTTTCAGGTAGGGTTTTTGGGAGTAGTCATCGATCTCTGACTCGCTGATCTCGGACTCTTCATCAGGTGGAGGTTGAACATCCATCTTACCTGCTTTTGAGATAAGAAGCAATCAAGAGGATGGATGACTTATTCacccaaaaaaaagattaaaaaattctaaaaaagcGAATCACTTttataagaaagaaaacttCACAGGATAGTTCATGCAGCAAAGGTTTGCTCAGATCATTCTGAAGATTGAAGCTAACGGAAAAGCCCCAAATAGACTCAATTTCCTAGGAAAATGAGTTCGCTAATATCAAAATCACAGGAGCAAGCATCATTATACAGAGTCTGCTACGGGATCCGCACGTGCACGATAAGTAACCTAACGAAAAATGCGAAGGATCTACAGAGTTAAAGCGTTAAAAGCACGAAAGTTCATTAGGAGATTTCGCTATGAAGACAGTGCGTAGAGAAAACTGGAGCTTACTCGCGACGGGGGAAGAGATGAGAACACGGCTGAAAGTGAAGAGAGTGAGGACTGAGGGATACGAAAAGTTAGGGCTCAAAAGTGAAGGGAGAGGGATTTATAACGATGAAAATAGATAAAACTAATGTCAAGAGTGGGGTTCGAACCCACGCCCTTTCGGACCAGTACCTGAAACTGGCGCCTTAGACCACTCGGCCATCTTGACTCTTGTTTACATGTTAATGATCCAGTTTATAGATCTAAACTTAGTGTAGGGTGAAAAACACTGGATCATAGCCCCCTAATCATCGCCATTCTCGAATTAAATTACTGATTACGCAAAACGGAGCCTGTTTGCCTCCGAAccaactctcttcttcttcttccttctctccaTCAGATCCGTTCTTCCTTCCCTCGTTATCGAACCAATTGGATCGCGAGTTGAAGGTTCGGTTACGAGGAGGAAGAAAGGTTATTCTTTGATCTGATTTTACAAAGGAGAGTTTTTGACTAATTGATACCATGGACGTTCCTAGCTCTTGGGATGCTTTACGTAAACAGGTAATTTTCTCGCGTGTCTATGATTCGTAGCTTCTGGGTAGCGAGTGAATCGATATTCTTCTTCTGGGTTTTAATCAATTTGGGGAATTGTTAGCCATAACTTGTGGGCTCAATCTTAAAGATGAGATTTTTATTCTATTGGATCTAGCTGTGACGTTAATGATAAACTTTAAAGGAAGATGCTTTGTGTTTTCTGCGTTTTGATTTTGGACAGGCTAGAAAGATTGAAGCTCAGCTTGACGAGCAGATGCATTCATATCGCAGACTTGTTTCGACCAAGGCGCTGATAAAGTCAGATGGTGCAGAGAGTGACCTTGAAGCTGGGATTGACTTACTGCTAAGGCAACTGCAGCAAGTTAATGCGCAGATGCAAGCTTGGGTTTCTTCAGGTGGGTCAGAGATGGTCTCACATACTTTAACTCGTCATCAGGAGATCCTTCAGGATCTGACACAGGTATGATCCTTAGATAATTATTTAATCTCTTAAGCTTGGGTTGATGAGGTTCTGATTACAATGCAATGAATGTTGGACTAGTTTAGGACTTAGCCTTTGTTGTGGAATGAGCCTTGTTCATGTATGTATGACTTATTCAAAATGCAGGAGTTTTACCGACACCGATCAAGTCTTAGAGCTAAACAAGAACATGCTTCACTTCTTGAGGACTTTAGAGAATTTGATCGGACTAGGTTAGACTTAGAAGATGGAGATGGCTCTACGGAACAAGCTCTTCTCAAAGAAAACGTGGGAATCAACCGCAATGCAGCTCAGGTAAATAAAATCCTTGTTAGACTATGCAGATGTATCATACAT
The nucleotide sequence above comes from Brassica napus cultivar Da-Ae chromosome A9, Da-Ae, whole genome shotgun sequence. Encoded proteins:
- the LOC106367086 gene encoding 40S ribosomal protein S12-2-like; the protein is MSGDEAAAPVVVPPVAEPAAIIPEDMDLLTALELTLRKARAHGGVVRGLHESAKLIEKRVAQLCVLAEDCNQPDYVKLVKALCADHNINLLTVPSAKTLGEWAGLCKIDSEGNARKVVGCSCLVVKDYGEDTTALNIVKKHIESN
- the LOC106367079 gene encoding factor of DNA methylation 1 yields the protein MDVQPPPDEESEISESEIDDYSQKPYLKLQTGQYKVKVNGTLRCPFCSGKKKQDYKYKELIAHASGVSKGSVSRSAKQKANHLALAKYLETELAGDHAEGLPRPYLPLSNESEPKPGDVYVWPWMGIVMNPLKETDDDKEGLLDSAYWLKRLSRFKPVDVNVFWIEQDCVVGVVAEFNSDWSGFVSATELEKEFEREGCSKKEWVEKRGESESKAYGWCARAEDYNSEGVIGEYLSKEGKLRTVSDISQEKAEDRNSVLEELSSMIDMTNEDLNKVQYSYNETAMLLKRVKDQKKNLEEAYAEETKKMHQMSMRSIQKILEDKERLSNELEAKMLRLKNWSKELEKKEALTELERQKLDEEKKKNDAMNISLKLASHEQEKADQNVLRLVEEHKRQKDEAMSKILELKTQLDTKQTLEMEIQELKGKLQVMKHLGDADDEAVKQTMKEMNDKLEDRKSDLEQLEQMNSDLMTKERQSNFEIQAARKTLIARLTGLLGAESDIGVKRMGELENLEPFLNACKKRYSADEAMVEGVTLCSTWQKNINDSTWQPFKREGTGDKAIEVVDEEDEKLKKLKGEWGEEVHNAVKTALEEMNEYNPSGRYSTPELWNFEAGRKATLKEVISFISNDMKPVKRKRT
- the LOC106367083 gene encoding Golgi SNAP receptor complex member 1-1, which produces MDVPSSWDALRKQARKIEAQLDEQMHSYRRLVSTKALIKSDGAESDLEAGIDLLLRQLQQVNAQMQAWVSSGGSEMVSHTLTRHQEILQDLTQEFYRHRSSLRAKQEHASLLEDFREFDRTRLDLEDGDGSTEQALLKENVGINRNAAQMDGVISQAQATLGTLVFQRSTFGGINSKLSNVTSRLPTVNTILSAIKRKKSMDTIILSLVAAVCTFLIFIYWLTK